The following proteins are encoded in a genomic region of Clostridium kluyveri:
- a CDS encoding methyl-accepting chemotaxis protein: MKFFEKAKTGTKLILELTNVMKFFKRSKVRTKLILQFTLVALFIAIVGIISILSLKIVTNNSEDMYNVGIQSVFVSDNIKQNLIQIEKDLLELVYVRDASQKTYLKNDIKTMSSKNEKNIATLEKLKMSANEKQMWLDFTKQHHQYILIRENIIQFVDSNNLDEAVIQYEVMEEVNNNILKTLDKCINNSINKTNNINIKSNSIYIRNNIIIGILMIACILAAIALGMFSSRNINNSLSKIESFAERLSKFNFSLPMNGIKGNDEFTKTGKALNIAQQNIKNLIKSLIENVQKVNVSNEELSRAVKELSLNSRNINNAVKDITLGIQETTSSSVQITASMEEVDSSVSELAGKATEGSGNANKSRERASEVQIKGESVILEVKNLYDEKKDRMVQAIEEGKVVGNIKVMADTIADIAGQTNLLALNAAIEAARAGEQGRGFAVVAEEVRNLAEQSGNAVTSIKDTIVKVQKAFKNLSDNSDEILKFINENVNPRMEQFGEMGSQYYSDANFVSKMSEEIAAMSEELNATINQVSETVNNMAESAQKSSENTKLIEESILKNTESIRQIDSTTKGQEKLAQDLNEIIQKFQI; this comes from the coding sequence ATGAAATTTTTTGAAAAAGCTAAAACGGGGACAAAATTAATCTTAGAGCTTACTAATGTCATGAAATTTTTTAAAAGATCCAAGGTGAGAACAAAATTAATTTTACAATTTACTTTGGTTGCATTGTTTATAGCAATAGTCGGTATTATATCAATATTATCTTTAAAAATTGTGACAAATAATTCAGAGGATATGTATAATGTTGGAATACAAAGTGTTTTTGTATCAGATAACATAAAACAAAATCTGATACAAATTGAGAAAGACCTGTTAGAGTTAGTTTACGTAAGGGATGCTTCCCAAAAAACATATTTAAAAAATGACATTAAGACTATGAGTTCTAAAAATGAAAAGAATATTGCAACTCTTGAAAAACTTAAAATGAGTGCAAATGAAAAACAGATGTGGTTAGATTTCACTAAGCAACATCATCAGTATATTCTAATAAGGGAGAACATTATACAGTTTGTAGACAGTAATAATCTTGATGAAGCAGTAATACAATATGAGGTTATGGAAGAAGTAAATAATAACATTTTGAAGACTTTAGATAAATGTATTAATAATAGTATCAATAAAACAAATAATATAAATATAAAAAGTAATTCTATATACATAAGAAATAATATAATAATAGGTATATTAATGATAGCCTGTATATTGGCGGCAATAGCTCTTGGAATGTTTTCCTCGAGAAATATAAATAATTCTTTATCTAAAATAGAATCCTTTGCAGAAAGGCTTTCAAAATTTAATTTTTCCTTACCTATGAATGGGATAAAAGGAAATGATGAGTTTACCAAAACTGGAAAAGCCCTTAATATTGCCCAACAAAATATAAAAAATTTGATAAAATCACTTATAGAAAATGTACAAAAAGTTAATGTATCAAATGAAGAACTTTCTAGAGCAGTGAAAGAATTATCATTGAATTCACGGAATATAAATAATGCAGTAAAAGATATAACATTAGGTATACAGGAAACAACTTCTTCTTCAGTGCAGATAACTGCATCTATGGAGGAAGTTGATTCAAGTGTGAGTGAACTGGCAGGAAAAGCTACTGAAGGAAGTGGCAATGCCAATAAATCCAGAGAAAGAGCTTCTGAAGTCCAAATAAAAGGTGAAAGTGTTATATTAGAAGTTAAGAACTTATATGATGAAAAGAAAGATAGAATGGTACAAGCTATTGAAGAAGGTAAGGTAGTAGGTAATATAAAAGTAATGGCAGATACCATTGCAGATATAGCAGGACAGACTAATCTCCTCGCACTTAATGCAGCTATAGAAGCTGCCCGGGCAGGAGAACAGGGAAGGGGTTTTGCAGTAGTGGCAGAAGAGGTAAGAAATTTGGCAGAACAGTCAGGTAATGCAGTAACAAGCATAAAAGACACTATAGTGAAAGTTCAGAAGGCATTTAAAAATCTTTCTGATAATAGTGATGAAATATTAAAATTTATAAATGAAAATGTAAATCCTAGAATGGAACAGTTTGGTGAAATGGGAAGTCAATATTATAGTGATGCCAATTTTGTGAGTAAAATGTCTGAGGAAATAGCAGCTATGTCTGAGGAACTTAATGCTACTATAAATCAAGTTAGTGAAACAGTAAATAATATGGCTGAATCTGCACAGAAATCTTCTGAAAATACCAAATTAATAGAAGAAAGTATTCTTAAAAATACAGAATCCATAAGACAAATAGATTCAACTACAAAGGGGCAGGAGAAACTTGCACAGGATCTTAATGAAATAATACAGAAATTTCAAATATAA
- a CDS encoding phosphoribosylaminoimidazolecarboxamide formyltransferase, protein MRSSEVILKYGCNPHQNPSRIYVKDKILPFKILNGKPGYINFMDAFNSWQLVKELKQTLGLPAAASFKHVSPAGAAIGLPLSDILKKAYFVEDIELSPVASAYARARGADRMSSYGDWAAISDIVDVSTATILSRSVSDGIIAPGYTDEALKLLMKKKKGNYCIIKMDYDYKPENIERREIFGITFEQKRNDILLKHDMLDNIVTNTKNITDEAKRDLLVSMITLKYTQSNSVCFALDGQTIGVGAGQQSRVHCTRLAASKADIWYLRQHPAVLSLSFKEGVSTPNKDNVIEQYLRDDITKVEIKEWNKVLNKIPNRLTKEEKASWLSNLSGVCLGSDAFFPFRDNIDRAFQSGVKYIVQPGGSLRDDIVIDACNEYNMVMAFSNIRLFHH, encoded by the coding sequence ATGAGAAGTTCTGAAGTTATACTTAAATATGGATGCAATCCACATCAAAATCCATCAAGAATTTATGTAAAAGATAAAATATTACCATTTAAAATTTTGAATGGTAAACCAGGTTATATTAATTTTATGGATGCTTTTAATTCATGGCAATTGGTGAAAGAATTAAAACAAACACTAGGATTACCCGCAGCAGCATCTTTTAAACATGTAAGTCCAGCCGGTGCTGCAATAGGTCTTCCTTTAAGTGATATATTAAAAAAGGCATATTTTGTTGAAGATATTGAATTATCTCCTGTGGCTTCTGCTTATGCCAGAGCCAGAGGTGCAGATAGAATGTCTTCTTATGGTGATTGGGCAGCTATAAGTGATATTGTTGATGTATCTACTGCAACAATTTTAAGTAGATCTGTTTCAGATGGAATAATTGCTCCAGGATATACAGATGAAGCCCTAAAACTTTTAATGAAAAAGAAAAAAGGAAATTACTGCATTATTAAAATGGATTATGATTATAAACCTGAAAATATAGAAAGAAGAGAAATATTCGGCATAACATTTGAGCAAAAAAGGAATGATATTCTACTGAAACACGATATGCTTGATAATATAGTGACAAATACTAAAAACATTACAGATGAAGCAAAACGAGACTTACTTGTTTCAATGATCACTTTAAAATACACCCAATCCAATTCTGTATGTTTTGCTTTAGACGGTCAAACAATTGGTGTTGGTGCAGGACAGCAATCCCGTGTACACTGCACAAGATTGGCCGCATCAAAAGCAGATATATGGTATTTAAGGCAACATCCTGCTGTTCTCAGTTTATCTTTCAAAGAAGGCGTTTCAACACCAAACAAAGATAATGTCATAGAACAATACTTAAGAGATGATATTACTAAAGTGGAGATAAAGGAATGGAATAAAGTGCTTAATAAAATACCTAATAGACTGACAAAGGAAGAAAAAGCATCTTGGCTATCTAATTTATCCGGAGTATGTTTAGGTTCAGATGCATTCTTTCCATTTAGAGATAACATTGATAGAGCATTTCAAAGTGGTGTAAAATATATAGTCCAGCCTGGTGGTTCATTGAGAGACGATATAGTAATAGACGCATGCAATGAATATAATATGGTAATGGCTTTTTCAAATATACGATTATTTCACCATTAA
- a CDS encoding hydrolase, with protein MDKFTLIQEESALIVIDIQERLVPAMPTSQKVIQNTNTLLSVSNKLEIPTIITEQYPKGLGKTVPEIHYNINEVSVHEKITFSSCTDEVINTLKQSGKKKIIITGMETHVCVFQTVRDLLARNYQVFVVGDAVCSRTKENYLNGLSQMSAMGAVISNTETVFFDLLKMAGTQLFKELSKLIK; from the coding sequence ATGGATAAATTTACTTTAATACAAGAAGAATCAGCACTAATAGTTATTGACATTCAGGAACGTCTAGTTCCTGCAATGCCCACTTCCCAAAAAGTAATTCAAAATACCAATACCTTACTATCTGTCTCCAATAAGTTAGAGATTCCCACAATTATCACCGAACAATATCCAAAAGGTCTTGGAAAAACAGTTCCAGAAATACACTACAATATTAATGAAGTATCAGTCCATGAAAAAATTACTTTTTCCAGCTGCACTGATGAAGTAATTAATACCTTAAAACAATCAGGAAAAAAGAAAATTATTATTACAGGAATGGAAACCCATGTATGTGTTTTTCAAACAGTTAGAGATTTACTTGCTCGTAATTATCAGGTGTTTGTTGTAGGTGACGCTGTATGTTCTCGTACAAAAGAAAATTACTTAAACGGTCTATCCCAAATGTCGGCAATGGGAGCTGTGATAAGTAACACCGAAACGGTGTTCTTCGATTTGTTGAAAATGGCGGGAACACAGTTATTTAAGGAGCTATCGAAGTTAATCAAGTAA
- a CDS encoding ECF transporter S component, with product MKSRMNLRFLVITAVFIAIAIVLRPFAITVAAGGILTMRISFDAICYTAPGLIFGPLYGGIAGGLIDVFGYMMKPMGGYIPLFTITNIIAGILPAVLWRGIRNKSNYKIRNYYSIFFILLFLIGFINFIIVKFMSNTTLSRLLMFLGKKSQYFSYGFMLIGIIGILILLINLSINKNSGKFHSFINNYYFKMVIVLGISGIFICTINTYILLIFTPALIAKGFMFLWIPRIVETLLMTAINSYIVCIILYSYNLFYSRVVKKA from the coding sequence GTGAAAAGCAGAATGAATTTAAGATTTCTTGTTATTACAGCAGTTTTTATTGCTATTGCAATTGTTTTAAGACCCTTTGCTATAACTGTGGCTGCAGGCGGTATATTAACCATGAGAATAAGCTTTGATGCCATATGTTACACAGCACCGGGACTTATTTTTGGTCCGCTATATGGGGGAATTGCAGGGGGATTGATAGATGTATTTGGATATATGATGAAACCTATGGGTGGATATATTCCTTTGTTCACCATAACTAATATAATAGCAGGCATTTTACCTGCTGTGCTGTGGAGGGGCATAAGAAATAAAAGTAATTACAAAATTAGAAATTATTACAGTATATTCTTTATATTGCTGTTCCTAATAGGTTTTATAAATTTTATTATAGTGAAATTTATGTCTAATACTACTTTAAGCAGATTATTGATGTTTTTGGGCAAAAAATCTCAATACTTTAGTTATGGATTTATGCTGATAGGTATCATAGGTATTTTAATCTTGCTTATAAATCTATCTATTAATAAAAATTCGGGCAAGTTTCATAGTTTTATAAACAATTACTATTTTAAGATGGTAATTGTTTTAGGCATTTCGGGAATTTTTATATGTACTATAAATACCTATATTCTACTTATATTCACTCCAGCTCTTATAGCTAAAGGATTTATGTTCTTATGGATACCTAGAATAGTTGAAACTTTACTTATGACTGCAATTAATTCTTATATAGTATGCATAATTCTATATTCCTATAATTTATTTTATAGTAGAGTAGTTAAAAAGGCTTAA